The segment TCCCCCTTCATCATGCGATCGTAGGGTTGATCCTCGGCTTGTGCCATCAGTTGAATAAGACGCAAACCGGTTAAAGAGCGCAAATACTGCAAGCTTTCGATTTCAAAGGATAGAATTAAAATTGGGTCTAGGGAAAATTTATAGCCTTTGTTGTTCAGTAATTCGATTAATCGATCTTCAATGGGTAACCCAATACTGCGAAAATAATGGGAATGTTTAATTTCGATATAGAGAGTGATGGGGCGCTGTAGTTTCTGTTGGCTGACTTCATGCCATTGCAAAACTTCCGACAGGGTTAAAATCGGATATTGGAAATCATAATCAGAGGAGCGAAAACTAAAGGGTTCTTTGGCGCGTAAAGTCTTGATTTCTGCTAGGGTTAAATCTTCCGTAAACCAACCCTCTAGGGTATGCCCATAGATGGTTTTAGTGGTTCGATAATGGGATAACTCCGGATGGCTGATGATATCGGTGCTGTCGCTTAATTCAGAATCATGACGCACCACTAGCTCGCCGTCTTTAGTGGGGACAATATCTAGTTCTATCGCCTCCGCACCTTGGGCGATCGCCAACTCATAAGCCGCTATGGTATGCTCCGGACGATATCCGCTCGCTCCCCGATGGGCAATAATCACCGGTTTTGACATCCTAACAACCCCCTACCCATGTTTAATTGTTCATTGTTCATTGTTCATTGTTCATTGATCTAATCCACTCTACCAGCGCTTGATTCACCTCTTGCGGTTGTTCATCATAAACACAATGTCCGGCTGCTTCAATTTCCACCAACTGAGCCAGGGGATTTTGGGCAGCCAATAAGCGCCCCTGCTCAATTGAAAAAATGGGGTCTTGCTTGCCCCAAACCAGCAAGATGGGCATCTGTAGCCGGGGAAACACCCGCCCCACATGGGGGGTATACTCCCGATCATTTTTCGACAGGAACAGACGACAGAGAACATCCACCGCTCCCGGATCTTGCGGAGGGGTAGCAATACTGTTCACTAGCTCCTCATCCACCCGATCCTTATTCACATAAACCGAGCGCAACCCTTGACGCACAAAGGGAACCAACAAAGGGGGATAAAACAGGAGACGAAACAGAGGAACCAGTAGAAACTTAGGCGTGAGTAGCCCTTCGAGAGATGCAAGGTTAGCTTGCACTGGAGACTCAAACAACTCTTCGCGGGAAGGGGGAACTGTGAACAATACTAACCCTTGTACCATCTCTGGATAAGTATCGGCGATCGCCAGCGCCACCGAACCCCCCAAAGAATGTCCCGCCAAAATCACCGGGCGCTTAATCATCGTCCGCCAAAACTCATACACCTGAGCCATCCATAACGGCGAACCATAGCGCTCTGGAGCCTTTTGCGACATCCCAAACCCCAGTAAATCCAGAGCATAAACCGAATGAAACTCACTCAAGGGTTGCAGATTATAGCGCCATTGGGCAAAACTAGAGCCAAACCCATGCAAAAACACAATCGGGATCGCCTCCAAGCGCGATAAACTGCGAATATAGGTATAGCGGATACGCCATCCTCGCCAGATCCAAGTCCGTTGTGCCCCCATCGATTGATGAGTAGATTTAAGATTCATCATCTGGATCATCCTCCCTATTTTCTCCTGGCTCTCATGATTGACCACGATCGATTATTTAAGGAACTCCTCTCGACTTTTTTTGTCGAATTCCTGCAATTATTCTTCCCTCAAGTCATCCACTATATCGACACACAATCTATAATTTTACTCGACAAAGAAGTATTTACTGATGTCACCGAAGGCGAGAGACATGAAAGCGATTTAATCGCCCAAGTCCAGTTTCGCGGCAAACCCTCTTATTTTCTCATTCATATAGAAGCCCAAGCCACTTCCCAAAAGGACTTTGAGCAACGAATGTTTGTCTATTTTGCTCGCTTACATGAAAAATTCGCCTTACCCGTTTATCCCATCGTCCTCTTCTCCTATGATACACCGCTCAAAGAAGCCAAAAATCAATATAAAGTCACCTTCCCTGATTTAAACGTTTTAGAATTTAACTATCAGGTCGTGCAACTCAATCGCCTCAATTGGCGCGATTTTCTCAATCAGCCCAATCCCATCGCTTCTGCTTTAATGGCTAAAATGAAAATTGCCCCCCAAGATAGACCCAAAGTCAAGGCCCAATGTTTACGATTATTAACCACATTGAAGCTAGATCCAGCCCGGATGCAGTTAATCTCAGGATTTGTGGATACCTATCTCAAGCTGAATCGCTCAGAAGAGCTAGAATTTGAACAGGAAATTAGCACATTTACCCCATCGGAACAGGAGTCAGGTATGGAAATTATCACCAGTTGGATGGAAAAAGGAATTGAGCGAGGTATTGAGCGAGGTATCGAGCGAGGCATTGAACAGGGCTTCATCCGAGAGAAGGAATTAATTCTCCGTCAGATTAAACGTAAGTTGGGAGACATTGATTCTGGACTGGAAACCGAAATCAAAGCTCTAGATATTGAGCGAGTAGAAGATTTGGCAGAAGCCTTACTAGACTTTAATTCGGTTGAAGATTTAACCGATTGGTTAAATCAAATCTAGGGTGAGGGCTAACGACATTCCTTAAAATGGCCCAATAAAATTCTCCATCCCGGTCGAGAAAATCGGGCACACCAAGCGGATACACCATCCTCGTCAGATCCAAGTCCGTTGTGCCCCCTCTCCTGTCAGAGAGGGAGTGATATTATTATAGTTTTCCATGATGTAAGCGATGATAAAAATATTCCAATCTAGAGAACCGAAGAAATACTGAATATTCAACAAAAACAAAAAAATACACAAAATATTAATAGGTTATATCATAAATGCTCGACGATAAAATAAGGATAAGCTATAATACCATAGGAACCATAGTAAGTATACTTGCTTGAATTTCCGATTCATTACACCTCATCAACTCATGACTACACAAAACATTCCTGAAGATAAGCTAAAAACCATCAAATTCCTAGCAGAGTTTGCTGTGCGCCCGATGTTTAGAACCCCAGTTCATAAAAAACCTGATGAATATGGGATTACAGATTACGAAGATATTTACTTTCCCTCTGATGATGGTGTCCCCCTTGAAGGGTGGTTGATTCGTGCTAAAGATTCTGACAAATTAATTATTGCCAATCATCCCATGCCCATGAGTCGTTCTGGATTCACCGGCCACTGGGGTCAGCCTTGGAGTGATGTCGATGATCTTGAGGTTGATTTTGTTAAGGCTTACGCTCATTTAGTTAATGCTGGATACAATGTTTTAGCTTACGACTTACGCAATCATGGCAATAGTGGCACGGCTAATGGGGGCATTTGCGGGATTGGACGCTATGAATGGAGAGATTGTGTTGGAGTCAAAAAATATGTTGATTCTCACCCTGAACTGCAAAACATGACGATTGGTTTACTCAGTCGTTGCACGGGGGGAAATGCCCAATATGAAGCTATTCATAGATTCCCAGAATTATTCAAAAATGTCAAGTGTATGATGAGTCCTTTGACTGTTTCTATGACGGCTTTGATGACCGCCTTTGCTACCCTCCAAGGGGTTGGAGAATATATGGATGTGATTGACTTTGAGCAAGTGAAGCTCGGTGGGTTCAAAAATAGTGAAATGACTCCTCATCTCTTTGCACCTTCTGTGAAAATGCCTGTTTTTATCAGTCAGGTGCTTGATGATATGTGGACGGATAACCCAAAAGATGGTCAAACCACGTTCGATTTATTAGCATCTGAAGAGAAAGAGATTTTCTGGATTGAGGGAACTAAAAGACGTTTTGATGGTTATAACTATTTTAGTAACAATCCGGAAAAAATGATTGCTTGGTTTGACAAGTATATGAATTGACACTCCCCGACCTAAAGGTACGGGGATTCTTGGTTCACGGAGATTACTTGCTTAGACAGAATTACTTCTGAGAAAGTAGAGGTATTCTCTCCCCAAGCGTTTATTGGGTCTAGCCCAAAAGTTCCCGTATGC is part of the Roseofilum capinflatum BLCC-M114 genome and harbors:
- a CDS encoding DUF4351 domain-containing protein, yielding MSRFKIHHLDHPPYFLLALMIDHDRLFKELLSTFFVEFLQLFFPQVIHYIDTQSIILLDKEVFTDVTEGERHESDLIAQVQFRGKPSYFLIHIEAQATSQKDFEQRMFVYFARLHEKFALPVYPIVLFSYDTPLKEAKNQYKVTFPDLNVLEFNYQVVQLNRLNWRDFLNQPNPIASALMAKMKIAPQDRPKVKAQCLRLLTTLKLDPARMQLISGFVDTYLKLNRSEELEFEQEISTFTPSEQESGMEIITSWMEKGIERGIERGIERGIEQGFIREKELILRQIKRKLGDIDSGLETEIKALDIERVEDLAEALLDFNSVEDLTDWLNQI
- a CDS encoding alpha/beta hydrolase family protein, encoding MTTQNIPEDKLKTIKFLAEFAVRPMFRTPVHKKPDEYGITDYEDIYFPSDDGVPLEGWLIRAKDSDKLIIANHPMPMSRSGFTGHWGQPWSDVDDLEVDFVKAYAHLVNAGYNVLAYDLRNHGNSGTANGGICGIGRYEWRDCVGVKKYVDSHPELQNMTIGLLSRCTGGNAQYEAIHRFPELFKNVKCMMSPLTVSMTALMTAFATLQGVGEYMDVIDFEQVKLGGFKNSEMTPHLFAPSVKMPVFISQVLDDMWTDNPKDGQTTFDLLASEEKEIFWIEGTKRRFDGYNYFSNNPEKMIAWFDKYMN
- a CDS encoding glycerophosphodiester phosphodiesterase family protein — protein: MSKPVIIAHRGASGYRPEHTIAAYELAIAQGAEAIELDIVPTKDGELVVRHDSELSDSTDIISHPELSHYRTTKTIYGHTLEGWFTEDLTLAEIKTLRAKEPFSFRSSDYDFQYPILTLSEVLQWHEVSQQKLQRPITLYIEIKHSHYFRSIGLPIEDRLIELLNNKGYKFSLDPILILSFEIESLQYLRSLTGLRLIQLMAQAEDQPYDRMMKGDSVTYQQLLSIPELTKIAQYASGLGLHKELLWSNGRQDLVKQCHDLNLTVNVWTFRRESQFVLPNFSGDWQQEMYAFMNLGIDGLITDFPDVDL
- a CDS encoding alpha/beta fold hydrolase, translated to MMNLKSTHQSMGAQRTWIWRGWRIRYTYIRSLSRLEAIPIVFLHGFGSSFAQWRYNLQPLSEFHSVYALDLLGFGMSQKAPERYGSPLWMAQVYEFWRTMIKRPVILAGHSLGGSVALAIADTYPEMVQGLVLFTVPPSREELFESPVQANLASLEGLLTPKFLLVPLFRLLFYPPLLVPFVRQGLRSVYVNKDRVDEELVNSIATPPQDPGAVDVLCRLFLSKNDREYTPHVGRVFPRLQMPILLVWGKQDPIFSIEQGRLLAAQNPLAQLVEIEAAGHCVYDEQPQEVNQALVEWIRSMNNEQ